From Carassius gibelio isolate Cgi1373 ecotype wild population from Czech Republic chromosome B21, carGib1.2-hapl.c, whole genome shotgun sequence, the proteins below share one genomic window:
- the LOC127985818 gene encoding torsin-1A encodes MNVRLPRTWTTVLHLIVISGLIVEAIEPVSTSLLLGTGAAVLGTVGRKLYHYLYETCDENWLNFNAAGLKNDLDRKLYGQHVAAQVILKAVTGFMNNKNPKKPLVLSLHGSTGTGKTFVSQLIAENIYIQGIKSNFVHLFTATAHFPHEAHIDKYKTHLQEWIRGNVSICPRSMFIFDEMDKMHLGLMDSIKPYLDFSDNLDGVSYRQAIFIFLSNAGGEMINKVTVKFWRDGREREEIQLRDLETELSQSVFRNEGSGLRNSVLIDKKLVDFFVPFLPLEYKHVIQCGLAEMASQGFTPTNIVIKRMADDLIFFPKEERVFSVQGCKLIANKLHFYI; translated from the exons atgaatGTTCGGCTGCCTCGCACATGGACAACTGTGCTGCACTTAATCGTGATCTCAGGGCTGATCGTGGAGGCCATAGAGCCCGTGTCCACCTCGCTGCTGCTGGGGACAGGAGCTGCAGTGCTGGGCACAGTGGGCAGGAAACTCTATCACTATTTATATGAAACATGTGATGAAAACTGGCTCAACTTTAATGCAGCAG GACTGAAGAATGACCTCGACAGGAAGCTGTACGGACAGCATGTTGCGGCTCAAGTCATCCTGAAAGCCGTCACAGGCTTCATGAACAACAAAAACCCAAAGAAACCACTGGTTCTGTCCCTCCACGGCTCGACTGGGACTGGGAAGACCTTTGTGAGCCAACTTATagcagaaaatatttacattcaaGGGATAAAGAGCAACTTTGTTCATCTGTTTACAGCGACAGCACACTTTCCTCACGAGGCACACATTGACAAGTACAAG ACACACTTACAGGAGTGGATACGAGGGAATGTTTCCATATGTCCTCGTTCGATGTTCATCTTTGATGAAATGGATAAAATGCATCTCGGGCTGATGGACAGTATTAAACCTTACCTGGACTTCTCAGACAACCTCGACGGAGTCTCTTATAGACAGGCCATCTTCATCTTCCTCAG caatgcTGGGGGTGAGATGATCAATAAGGTGACTGTGAAATTCTGGAGGGATggtagagaaagagaggagatcCAGCTGAGGGATCTAGAGACAGAACTTTCACAGTCAGTCTTCAGAAACGAAGGCA GTGGTTTAAGGAACAGTGTTTTAATTGATAAGAAACTGGTGGATTTCTTCGTGCCGTTTCTTCCTCTGGAGTACAAGCACGTCATTCAGTGTGGTTTGGCTGAGATGGCCAGTCAGGGTTTCACCCCAACAAACATTGTGATTAAAAGAATGGCTGATGACCTAATCTTCTTCCCTAAAGAGGAGCGTGTCTTCTCGGTCCAGGGCTGTAAGCTCATTGCCAACAAATTGCACTTTTATATATaa